A single window of Microbispora hainanensis DNA harbors:
- a CDS encoding IS256 family transposase translates to MLTVVPDPADGDRRMTDGPVSSSLIDEIVREGARRMLAEALKAEVDAYIAQFSDQRDDDGRRLVVRNGYHAAREVLTAAGAIEVKAPRVNDRRVDEVTGERKRFSSAILPPWARKTPKITEVLPLLYLHGLSSGDFVPALGQFLGSAAGLSAPVITKLTEQWKAEQRAFADRDLSGVDYVYLWADGVHVNVRLEEHRLCLLVMIGVRADGRKELIALSDGYRESTESWADLLRDCKRRGMRAPVLAVGDGALGFWAALGEVFPQARAQRCWFHKIANVLGAMPKSAQSGAKKALAEIWNAEDKDHALAAVKAFQAAYGAKYGKAVAKVVDDVDELLAFYDFPAEHWVHLRTTNPIESTFATVRHRTKVTKGPGSRAAGLAMAFKLIESAQARWRAVNAPHLVALVRAGATFVNGKLVERPDDQPSPAAA, encoded by the coding sequence GTGCTCACCGTAGTCCCTGACCCCGCTGACGGCGACCGCCGCATGACAGACGGCCCGGTCTCCTCCTCCCTGATCGACGAGATCGTCCGGGAAGGCGCCCGCAGGATGCTCGCCGAAGCGCTCAAAGCCGAAGTCGACGCCTATATCGCCCAGTTCTCCGATCAGCGTGACGACGATGGACGCCGTCTGGTCGTGCGCAACGGCTACCACGCCGCGCGCGAGGTGCTCACCGCGGCCGGCGCGATCGAGGTCAAAGCGCCCAGGGTCAACGACAGGCGCGTCGATGAGGTCACCGGCGAGCGCAAGCGCTTCTCCTCGGCGATCCTGCCGCCCTGGGCGCGCAAGACACCGAAGATCACCGAAGTGCTGCCCTTGCTCTACCTGCACGGCCTGTCCTCCGGTGACTTCGTCCCGGCGCTGGGGCAGTTCCTCGGCTCGGCGGCCGGCCTGTCGGCGCCGGTCATCACGAAGCTGACCGAGCAGTGGAAGGCCGAGCAGCGCGCCTTCGCCGACCGTGACCTGTCGGGCGTGGACTACGTCTACCTGTGGGCCGACGGGGTGCACGTCAACGTCCGCCTGGAGGAGCACCGTTTGTGCCTGCTGGTGATGATCGGCGTGCGCGCCGACGGCCGTAAGGAGCTCATCGCGCTGTCCGACGGCTACCGCGAGTCGACCGAGTCGTGGGCCGACCTGCTGCGCGATTGCAAACGGCGGGGGATGCGCGCGCCGGTGCTGGCCGTCGGGGACGGCGCACTGGGGTTCTGGGCCGCCCTCGGTGAGGTGTTCCCGCAGGCCAGGGCTCAAAGGTGCTGGTTTCACAAAATCGCCAACGTGCTGGGAGCCATGCCGAAGTCCGCACAGAGCGGCGCGAAGAAGGCGTTGGCGGAGATCTGGAACGCCGAGGACAAAGACCACGCCCTGGCGGCGGTGAAGGCGTTCCAGGCCGCTTACGGGGCCAAGTACGGCAAGGCCGTGGCCAAGGTCGTCGACGACGTGGACGAACTGCTGGCCTTCTACGACTTCCCAGCCGAGCATTGGGTGCATCTGCGCACGACCAACCCCATCGAGTCGACGTTCGCCACAGTCCGGCACCGCACCAAGGTCACCAAAGGCCCCGGTTCACGGGCGGCAGGGCTGGCCATGGCGTTCAAGCTGATCGAGTCGGCCCAGGCCCGCTGGCGCGCGGTCAACGCACCCCACCTCGTCGCCCTGGTCCGCGCCGGGGCCACCTTCGTCAACGGCAAGCTCGTCGAACGCCCCGACGATCAGCCCTCACCAGCAGCTGCTTAG
- a CDS encoding restriction endonuclease: protein MTGTSGFKKISPLAYDALADSLSLIFWYKKSLARFLRAALREYPELLVGLDLENAPKRDTVDALVSRLMHGERKYQSVSISLMLEISSMERFRELEQLEDPSWLERAQQAVADLSDLTTQHREIAEEHARFAKELANAVEEAEKGRATSKALDELKQQFLVLHSLSDPQARGRKFEGFLNDLFWLFDFNPRAAYSLELEQIDGAFSFDTDDYVLEAKWLKGVVSREQLDVFGMKIARKGKNALGLYVSINGFSSDALKQYESASSFITMDGSDIFMILDGRVRLDDLLLRKKRYVNETGDCYFPATRMLGE, encoded by the coding sequence ATGACCGGAACGTCAGGCTTCAAGAAGATCAGCCCACTTGCCTATGATGCGTTAGCAGATTCACTCTCTCTAATTTTCTGGTACAAGAAGTCGCTAGCGCGCTTCCTGCGTGCCGCGCTGCGAGAATACCCGGAACTCTTAGTTGGCTTGGATCTGGAAAACGCACCTAAGCGAGATACTGTCGATGCACTAGTCTCTCGACTGATGCACGGAGAACGCAAGTATCAGTCAGTATCTATTAGTCTGATGCTTGAGATCTCCTCGATGGAGCGCTTTAGAGAGTTAGAGCAACTTGAAGACCCTAGCTGGCTAGAGCGTGCGCAGCAGGCTGTTGCGGATCTTAGCGATCTGACAACTCAGCACCGCGAGATAGCAGAAGAGCATGCGCGATTTGCGAAAGAATTGGCAAATGCCGTCGAAGAAGCGGAGAAGGGGCGCGCAACTTCCAAGGCTCTGGACGAGTTGAAGCAGCAATTCCTTGTGCTGCATTCACTTTCGGACCCCCAAGCGCGAGGACGTAAATTCGAAGGATTTCTCAACGATCTTTTCTGGCTTTTTGATTTCAATCCGAGGGCGGCCTACTCGTTAGAACTAGAGCAAATCGACGGGGCATTCAGCTTTGACACCGACGATTATGTGCTGGAAGCCAAGTGGCTGAAAGGTGTTGTATCTCGTGAGCAGTTAGATGTGTTCGGGATGAAGATCGCACGCAAGGGAAAGAATGCTCTAGGTCTTTACGTGAGCATCAATGGATTCAGCTCTGACGCATTGAAGCAGTACGAGTCGGCATCATCCTTCATCACAATGGACGGCTCCGACATCTTCATGATCCTTGATGGTCGCGTTCGACTGGACGATCTACTTCTTCGCAAGAAACGATATGTCAACGAGACCGGTGATTGTTATTTTCCGGCTACCCGCATGTTGGGTGAATAG
- a CDS encoding restriction endonuclease, translated as MSPLSSNDDVQEQISMKKPEWKNYEIAVGSLMEELGFDVQINERIEGVRGVHDIDVTARMNIGGITQLWVIECKKWNRPVPKERVLTLLGIVSDVGADRGLMFSDRGFQSGAIRAASNANVTLTSLEDFRQDAAQEIHRLRLRRMNEEINKLLQSFYALGQLTEPDRSRVLARYIGPTDILGEKSPLALTGQLTFIRSTVDQAEQNEWPVPFIPMDSSVPFYVADWPTFYVLIEGKIETCKRIYEHMTGFGGEVLDWTELQPSEMTELINRIRAN; from the coding sequence ATGTCGCCCCTCTCGTCCAACGATGATGTGCAGGAGCAAATATCAATGAAAAAACCGGAGTGGAAGAATTATGAAATTGCCGTCGGAAGCCTGATGGAGGAGCTTGGGTTCGATGTGCAGATCAATGAAAGAATAGAGGGTGTTCGAGGGGTTCATGACATTGATGTGACTGCTCGAATGAACATTGGCGGAATAACCCAGCTATGGGTAATCGAATGCAAGAAATGGAATAGGCCCGTTCCGAAAGAGCGAGTACTAACTTTACTCGGGATCGTTAGCGACGTCGGCGCCGACAGGGGGCTGATGTTCTCAGATCGTGGCTTTCAGTCGGGTGCGATCCGCGCCGCCTCGAACGCGAATGTAACTCTTACGAGCCTCGAAGACTTTCGCCAGGACGCGGCGCAAGAAATACATAGACTGCGACTGAGGCGAATGAACGAAGAGATAAACAAGCTCCTGCAAAGTTTTTACGCCTTGGGACAGCTGACCGAGCCGGATCGTAGCCGAGTTCTGGCGCGCTACATTGGACCGACCGACATACTTGGCGAGAAAAGCCCTCTCGCGCTAACTGGCCAGCTTACTTTTATTCGCAGCACAGTGGATCAGGCCGAACAGAATGAATGGCCAGTGCCTTTCATTCCTATGGACAGTAGCGTCCCTTTCTATGTTGCTGACTGGCCTACATTCTATGTGCTGATCGAGGGAAAGATTGAAACTTGCAAGAGGATATATGAACACATGACAGGGTTCGGTGGTGAGGTTTTGGACTGGACGGAACTACAGCCATCCGAAATGACCGAGCTAATCAATCGGATTCGAGCCAATTGA